A section of the Streptomyces sp. V3I8 genome encodes:
- a CDS encoding sorbosone dehydrogenase family protein, translating to MRVRTRSSAIVGTICLVASLVLTAASADEPVAPRQAQAAKIALTNVATARNPTAGAAGPGGTLWIAERAGTVRVLDDKGLGGPVLDISAETTTDGERGLLGIAFDKKFAHFYISFTNLEGTSTVDEFAVRHGRIQPHTRRTVLTQTQPYANHNGGDIKIGPDGYLYIALGDGGSGGDPHGNGQNLDTLLGKLLRIDPRGGKPYAIPSDNPFVDDPNARAEIWAYGLRNPWRFSFDARTGDLLIGDVGQSDWEEIDWAPASSGGGENYGWAQMEGSHPFRGRTEPANHVRPIHEYDRTGLGCSVTGGYVYRGRAIPALRGQYVFSDYCDGTVRSLRLKNGRVTGVNDLGVNGGEVISFAQGGSGELYVLAIGGSVFRIDPV from the coding sequence GTGAGAGTTCGCACCAGAAGCTCGGCGATCGTCGGCACCATCTGTCTCGTCGCCTCCCTCGTCCTGACCGCGGCGTCGGCCGACGAACCGGTCGCCCCACGGCAGGCACAGGCGGCGAAGATCGCCCTCACGAACGTGGCCACGGCCCGGAATCCGACGGCCGGCGCCGCCGGCCCCGGAGGAACGCTCTGGATCGCCGAACGCGCGGGCACGGTGAGGGTCCTGGACGACAAGGGTCTCGGCGGGCCCGTCCTCGACATCAGCGCCGAGACCACCACCGACGGCGAACGCGGGCTGCTCGGGATCGCGTTCGACAAGAAGTTCGCGCACTTCTACATCTCGTTCACGAATCTGGAAGGCACCAGCACCGTGGACGAGTTCGCCGTACGGCACGGCAGGATCCAGCCGCACACCCGGCGTACGGTCCTCACCCAGACGCAGCCCTACGCGAACCACAACGGCGGCGACATCAAGATCGGCCCCGACGGCTACCTCTACATCGCGCTCGGCGACGGCGGCTCGGGCGGTGACCCGCACGGCAACGGACAGAACCTCGACACCCTGCTCGGCAAACTCCTGCGGATCGACCCGAGGGGCGGCAAGCCGTACGCCATCCCGTCGGACAACCCGTTCGTGGACGACCCGAACGCGAGAGCCGAGATCTGGGCGTACGGACTGCGCAACCCGTGGCGGTTCTCCTTCGACGCGCGCACGGGCGACCTGCTGATCGGTGACGTCGGCCAGAGCGACTGGGAGGAGATCGACTGGGCCCCGGCGAGCAGCGGGGGCGGGGAGAACTACGGCTGGGCCCAGATGGAGGGCAGCCATCCCTTCCGTGGCCGCACGGAACCCGCGAACCACGTGCGGCCGATCCACGAGTACGACCGCACCGGCCTCGGCTGCTCGGTGACCGGCGGCTATGTCTACCGGGGCAGGGCGATCCCCGCCCTCAGGGGGCAGTACGTGTTCAGCGACTACTGCGACGGCACCGTTCGCTCCCTGCGGTTGAAGAACGGCAGGGTTACGGGCGTGAACGACCTCGGAGTCAACGGTGGCGAGGTCATCTCCTTCGCTCAGGGCGGCAGTGGCGAACTGTACGTACTCGCCATCGGCGGCAGCGTCTTCCGGATCGACCCGGTGTAA
- a CDS encoding GNAT family N-acetyltransferase: protein MTPTLKTERLDFKPYRLEDESHFVALLRNEEVCHWMGQDMVPEADLRTAFRALLTDVYPTRRFDVWGVWWQETYIGHAEVKKTGNVDGHELIVALAPAYWGQGMGTEVVHGLLRHAADNLGLKEAYGMVGAGNTASLALCRRLGFRPVREVVGEDGTVTQMVVISTTEAT from the coding sequence ATGACGCCCACCCTGAAAACCGAACGGCTGGATTTCAAGCCCTACCGCTTGGAGGACGAGAGCCACTTCGTGGCCCTGCTGCGCAACGAGGAGGTGTGCCACTGGATGGGCCAGGACATGGTGCCCGAGGCCGATCTGCGCACCGCGTTCCGCGCCCTGCTCACCGACGTCTACCCCACGCGACGTTTCGACGTGTGGGGGGTGTGGTGGCAGGAGACGTACATCGGCCACGCCGAGGTGAAGAAGACCGGCAACGTCGACGGCCACGAACTCATCGTCGCCCTCGCCCCCGCTTACTGGGGGCAGGGCATGGGCACCGAAGTCGTACACGGCCTGCTCCGCCATGCCGCCGACAACCTCGGGCTGAAGGAGGCCTACGGCATGGTGGGCGCCGGGAACACGGCGAGTCTCGCCCTCTGCCGGCGACTGGGTTTCCGGCCCGTGCGGGAGGTGGTCGGCGAGGACGGCACGGTGACCCAGATGGTCGTCATCTCCACCACGGAGGCGACCTGA
- a CDS encoding MbtH family NRPS accessory protein: MDENTRHQVLRNDEDQYSLWPVDVEVPAGWQPVGKEGTEEECSAYVDEVWTDMRPRSLRERMENAES; the protein is encoded by the coding sequence ATGGACGAGAACACCCGCCACCAGGTGCTGCGCAACGACGAGGACCAGTACTCCCTCTGGCCGGTCGACGTCGAGGTCCCCGCGGGCTGGCAGCCCGTCGGGAAGGAGGGCACCGAGGAGGAGTGCTCCGCCTACGTCGACGAGGTGTGGACCGACATGCGCCCGCGCAGCCTGCGCGAGCGGATGGAGAACGCGGAGTCCTGA